One window of Oscillatoria salina IIICB1 genomic DNA carries:
- a CDS encoding PleD family two-component system response regulator, with protein sequence MSVPQEKLKILLIEPDEEVRSLLVENLRLKGYHVFLAIDEETALARTRDGCERPDLILLNQVGKTIDEYMEMGIRIRENAQVSVLTPIVVIAEKYGIELEGSDIKVGENKYVTYPEDAEQLMNLLDRLCNPS encoded by the coding sequence ATGAGTGTTCCACAAGAGAAATTAAAAATTTTGCTGATTGAGCCAGATGAAGAAGTGCGATCGCTATTAGTCGAAAATCTCAGACTCAAAGGCTATCATGTTTTCCTAGCGATCGACGAAGAAACAGCCCTAGCCCGCACCAGAGATGGATGCGAACGCCCCGATTTAATTTTACTCAATCAGGTAGGCAAAACTATCGACGAGTACATGGAAATGGGTATCCGCATCCGCGAAAACGCTCAGGTATCGGTACTCACGCCAATTGTTGTTATAGCGGAAAAATATGGCATAGAGTTAGAAGGTAGCGATATCAAGGTTGGCGAGAATAAGTACGTTACCTACCCAGAAGATGCCGAACAATTAATGAATCTGCTAGATCGGCTCTGTAATCCATCTTAG